A window of the Herpetosiphon gulosus genome harbors these coding sequences:
- a CDS encoding glycosyltransferase family 39 protein, whose protein sequence is MITSPKTIRWIIASIVGAGIIIRLIFALLPLQTHLLVLEDDAWMVTAIARNWAMGQGITADGITPTNGFHPLYPLTLGAIPYLLAPDNLALGFTANLLICALLASAVMWPLWHLLKHWMNWQAGLFGLILYGLNPTLVRLTVNGMETSMALLMWVTTLLVAVKIDPKKLSHNLGLAVLTAAMILTRLDGALLFAAIAAARLIWAWRAKRLRRELPMLTSYVVVTFTLLVPYFWRNLTVFGSFSPSSGKALTYLHSYVNSYAISNGLDGWYVNSAISMEILGRSVVGAAICLAIFAAFVGFWVGRQLWLGLPLLLYLPIPLVYYGYMMQQDNPRHFVPWSLAVIILLAWALAAMLQRLPSISYLAVPVILAGLLIVQTLDSSRFWQEKETAPSQSQPTMYQAALWMRDNLPSNALIGAKNSGIYQYYSGHHVLNIDGKLNNDILAVYDQRRMLDYLREKGVTHLIDQEATMADHIQFYSYQFGDRPEHRVPTTFTQFKIYGQLLLSSLGLADKPVLDRRDGFEPNQPFSSITTVIQRFPRPNDNNNPIAIFELN, encoded by the coding sequence ATGATCACATCACCAAAAACCATCCGTTGGATCATCGCCTCAATTGTCGGGGCTGGAATTATTATCCGGCTGATCTTCGCTTTGCTGCCGTTGCAAACTCATTTGCTGGTGCTCGAAGATGATGCGTGGATGGTGACGGCTATTGCGCGGAATTGGGCCATGGGCCAAGGCATCACCGCCGACGGCATTACCCCAACCAATGGCTTTCATCCGTTGTACCCATTGACCTTGGGGGCGATTCCATATTTGCTTGCGCCCGATAATTTGGCCTTGGGCTTTACCGCCAATTTGCTGATATGTGCCTTGTTGGCAAGTGCAGTGATGTGGCCACTGTGGCATTTGCTCAAACATTGGATGAACTGGCAGGCTGGTTTATTTGGTTTGATTTTGTATGGTTTGAACCCAACCTTAGTGCGGCTAACCGTCAATGGCATGGAAACCTCGATGGCCTTGTTGATGTGGGTCACCACCTTGCTAGTCGCGGTTAAAATCGATCCCAAAAAATTGAGCCATAATTTAGGCCTCGCGGTGCTGACCGCTGCCATGATTCTGACTCGTTTGGATGGGGCATTATTGTTTGCAGCAATCGCGGCGGCACGTTTGATTTGGGCTTGGCGAGCCAAACGCTTACGCCGTGAATTACCCATGCTCACCAGCTATGTCGTGGTTACCTTCACTCTGTTAGTGCCCTACTTCTGGCGTAATTTAACGGTGTTTGGCTCGTTTTCGCCTAGCAGCGGCAAAGCCTTGACCTACTTACACAGCTACGTCAACTCCTATGCGATCTCAAATGGGCTTGATGGTTGGTACGTCAATAGTGCCATTTCAATGGAAATATTGGGGCGCTCGGTGGTTGGTGCAGCGATTTGTTTGGCAATTTTTGCGGCGTTTGTGGGCTTTTGGGTTGGTCGTCAACTCTGGCTCGGCTTACCACTATTGCTATATCTGCCCATTCCTTTGGTCTATTATGGCTATATGATGCAGCAGGATAATCCGCGCCACTTTGTGCCTTGGTCGCTGGCAGTGATTATTTTGCTGGCTTGGGCTTTGGCGGCAATGCTCCAACGCCTACCATCAATCAGCTATTTGGCAGTGCCAGTCATCCTGGCAGGCTTATTAATTGTACAAACGCTCGATAGCTCGCGCTTTTGGCAAGAAAAAGAAACTGCACCCAGCCAATCACAACCAACGATGTATCAAGCGGCATTGTGGATGCGCGATAATTTGCCCAGTAATGCCTTGATCGGGGCTAAAAATTCAGGGATTTATCAATATTATTCTGGCCATCATGTGCTAAATATCGATGGCAAATTGAACAACGATATTCTTGCCGTCTATGATCAACGGCGCATGCTCGATTACTTGCGCGAAAAAGGCGTGACCCATTTGATCGATCAAGAGGCAACCATGGCTGATCATATTCAGTTTTATAGCTATCAGTTTGGTGACCGGCCTGAGCATCGTGTGCCCACAACCTTCACTCAATTTAAAATTTATGGCCAATTGTTGCTGAGCAGTTTAGGGCTAGCCGATAAACCAGTGCTCGATCGGCGCGATGGTTTTGAGCCAAATCAGCCATTTAGCAGCATCACCACGGTGATTCAGCGCTTCCCACGGCCAAACGATAACAATAACCCGATTGCGATTTTTGAACTTAACTAA
- a CDS encoding polysaccharide biosynthesis C-terminal domain-containing protein has translation MQSNKPQRSLTSEVWSATLWNTLLFPARFLVGIITSVIYYGRLAPEQVALIFLLTSLAASIGTYADLGIERSLPRFIPEVEKRQGRQGVLRFLWRMIGLKLAIMAVLVLGLNLLAQPMGNYLIEQQRTEVVELESQISNLEQQPATPDQTSKLSKLQNQRTGTLAVIDQIERQSHWFMLVVSALLILGALFDVFMQFLTAYFKQRAWNLITLVTTLLQPILVTIFILLGWGITGVLIGLVLTPLVSVLMAAWQALRASRELASTGEGEATDPELPKRFAKFAAVSYLMQITTWVYDIQFVTLFTVTQLNARDVAILAFAYKFAKDYLSYIWMPLNGVMTPLLSRIKLRRDPQSLQDAHGGLARMIWLLIVPAGVGLALLTPRMVAVLYPLYTDASSLIIVFIAFTFGESLLSVPHNVLMVYEQYRAVIISRLFAFVSVPLVFVLLPRYGMLGVAIAVGAVRVATRLITLYYGWRNLGLQLPWRFWLRVCAASASFAVALIGLMQLWPMPEVAAGWQTKLINLLPLMLFAAIGAGLYLLTLKLLGGLDPAERERLLSMKLPFKGVLRRVL, from the coding sequence GTGCAATCGAACAAACCGCAGCGAAGCCTCACCAGTGAGGTTTGGAGCGCAACGCTTTGGAATACGCTGCTGTTTCCAGCCCGCTTTTTAGTTGGCATCATCACCAGTGTAATTTATTACGGGCGGCTTGCACCTGAGCAGGTCGCTTTGATTTTTCTCCTCACTAGTTTGGCCGCTTCAATTGGCACCTACGCCGACCTTGGAATCGAGCGCAGTTTGCCGCGCTTCATCCCTGAAGTTGAAAAACGCCAAGGTCGCCAAGGTGTTTTGCGCTTTCTCTGGCGCATGATCGGGCTTAAGCTGGCAATTATGGCCGTGCTAGTGCTCGGGTTAAATCTACTGGCCCAACCCATGGGCAATTATCTGATCGAGCAACAACGAACTGAGGTTGTTGAGCTTGAAAGCCAAATTAGCAACCTTGAGCAGCAACCAGCCACGCCCGACCAAACGAGCAAACTCAGCAAACTGCAAAATCAACGCACTGGCACGCTCGCAGTAATTGACCAAATTGAGCGCCAAAGCCACTGGTTTATGCTGGTGGTCAGCGCTTTATTAATTTTGGGTGCGCTGTTTGATGTGTTTATGCAGTTTTTGACAGCCTACTTCAAACAACGCGCTTGGAATCTGATTACCTTAGTCACGACCTTACTTCAGCCAATTTTGGTAACGATCTTCATTTTGCTGGGTTGGGGCATCACTGGGGTGCTAATTGGCTTGGTACTCACGCCATTGGTTAGCGTGTTGATGGCAGCCTGGCAAGCCTTACGCGCCAGCCGCGAACTAGCCAGCACTGGTGAGGGCGAAGCGACTGATCCTGAATTACCCAAGCGTTTTGCCAAATTTGCCGCAGTCTCCTATTTAATGCAAATCACCACCTGGGTCTATGATATTCAGTTTGTGACGCTGTTTACGGTGACCCAGCTGAATGCCCGCGATGTGGCGATTTTGGCCTTTGCCTATAAATTTGCCAAAGATTACCTTAGCTATATTTGGATGCCGCTCAACGGCGTGATGACTCCGCTGCTTTCGCGGATCAAATTACGCCGCGATCCCCAATCGTTGCAAGATGCTCATGGTGGCTTGGCACGGATGATTTGGCTGTTGATTGTGCCAGCAGGCGTGGGCTTGGCGCTGCTCACTCCGCGTATGGTGGCGGTGCTTTATCCACTCTATACCGATGCCAGCAGCTTAATTATTGTGTTCATCGCCTTTACCTTTGGCGAATCGTTGCTGAGCGTGCCGCATAATGTGCTGATGGTCTATGAGCAATATCGGGCGGTGATTATTTCACGTTTATTTGCCTTTGTTAGTGTGCCATTGGTCTTTGTGTTACTGCCACGCTATGGCATGCTGGGCGTGGCGATTGCAGTTGGGGCGGTGCGAGTTGCCACCCGCTTGATCACGCTCTATTATGGGTGGCGCAATTTGGGCTTGCAATTGCCATGGCGGTTTTGGTTGCGGGTTTGTGCTGCCAGCGCCAGTTTTGCAGTTGCCCTAATTGGATTAATGCAACTTTGGCCAATGCCTGAGGTAGCGGCTGGTTGGCAAACCAAATTGATCAATCTCTTGCCATTGATGCTGTTTGCCGCAATTGGCGCTGGCCTCTATTTACTCACATTAAAACTGCTTGGCGGGCTTGATCCAGCTGAGCGTGAGCGTTTATTGAGCATGAAACTTCCATTCAAGGGCGTGCTTCGGCGCGTATTATAG
- a CDS encoding class I SAM-dependent methyltransferase, with translation MSTKIDETSYFAPQVSKSDRKIAVQYRRMFAFGGLAKHLPQGPVLDVGCGAGPGLRYIRSRGATAIGVDPSIYALREAAKLIHVDLVQMDAAPRFPFADQTFGMVLANEVIEHVPDGVEFLLECARVLQPGGMVFLTTPNLWDIRRVLAPLVGKVWSGDTDPTHINLYTPWRLRNDLKAAGFKQPRIKTGFKPIRWLPPHRNPLAIPYPPLIGNGMVATGVR, from the coding sequence ATGAGCACTAAGATCGACGAAACGAGCTATTTTGCGCCGCAGGTCAGCAAATCCGACCGCAAAATTGCCGTGCAATACCGCCGTATGTTTGCGTTTGGTGGCTTAGCCAAGCACTTACCCCAAGGGCCAGTACTCGATGTGGGTTGTGGCGCGGGGCCAGGGTTGCGCTATATTCGCAGCCGTGGCGCAACCGCAATTGGCGTAGACCCCAGCATTTATGCCTTGCGCGAAGCAGCCAAATTGATTCACGTCGATCTGGTGCAGATGGATGCTGCACCGCGTTTTCCGTTTGCCGACCAAACCTTTGGCATGGTGCTCGCCAACGAGGTAATTGAGCATGTACCAGATGGGGTAGAATTTCTGCTGGAATGCGCTCGGGTGCTGCAACCTGGCGGCATGGTCTTTCTGACGACACCTAATCTTTGGGATATTCGGCGAGTGCTGGCTCCCTTGGTTGGTAAAGTTTGGTCGGGCGATACCGACCCCACCCATATTAATTTGTATACCCCTTGGCGCTTGCGAAACGATCTCAAAGCCGCTGGATTTAAACAACCACGGATCAAAACTGGCTTTAAACCAATTCGCTGGTTGCCACCACATCGCAACCCGCTTGCTATTCCCTACCCACCCTTGATCGGAAATGGGATGGTAGCCACTGGAGTACGTTAA
- a CDS encoding glycosyltransferase family 4 protein: MQILIVGLGGVTTTFRNWPERILALGLAQRGHAVRAIGTHDPKRPALAARNEIIEGVTVQRVRSGYAPNRELYQALEHGPKPDLIHFMHPRNVLAAQTSAWAKQHNIPTVYTWLGPYHDAYLVDDRERPFETTIHYQRPIWTKQQFWQRIKSARSWRTMRDHLRNWRLHRPLWEADQLIPCSQFEADELKRMGLQQTSSVIPLWIDDSAIQTTPVVLPDLNISRPWILFVGQLTPRKGYDLALRAMPAILQQYPNANLLMVSGINHAERAEVERIAQELNIQQQIHFLGRVDDATLVNLFRHCDVYLTPTRYEGFGLTLLEAMAAGAPLVASDIPVVNEIVRHGENGLLAPYNNPEALAAAANLILGQPRLAAKLRSGGQQTCEVWYNPARWTTALEQVYTRVINEH, from the coding sequence ATGCAAATTTTGATTGTTGGGCTGGGCGGGGTAACCACAACTTTCCGCAACTGGCCTGAGCGAATTTTGGCGCTCGGTTTGGCTCAACGCGGCCATGCCGTTCGCGCCATTGGAACTCATGATCCCAAACGACCTGCCTTGGCTGCCCGCAATGAAATCATCGAGGGCGTGACGGTGCAGCGCGTACGTTCGGGCTACGCTCCTAATCGCGAGTTGTACCAAGCCTTGGAACACGGCCCCAAGCCAGATTTGATTCATTTTATGCATCCGCGCAATGTGCTGGCCGCCCAAACCAGTGCCTGGGCCAAACAGCACAACATTCCCACGGTTTATACATGGTTAGGGCCGTATCACGATGCCTATTTGGTTGATGATCGTGAGCGGCCATTTGAAACGACCATCCACTATCAACGGCCAATTTGGACCAAACAGCAATTTTGGCAACGGATCAAATCAGCCCGTTCGTGGCGCACAATGCGCGACCATCTGCGCAATTGGCGGTTACACCGACCGTTGTGGGAAGCTGATCAGCTGATTCCTTGCTCGCAATTCGAGGCCGATGAACTTAAACGCATGGGTTTGCAGCAAACTTCAAGCGTGATTCCCTTGTGGATTGATGATTCAGCGATTCAGACAACCCCAGTTGTTTTACCTGATTTGAATATAAGCCGCCCATGGATTTTGTTTGTCGGCCAATTGACTCCGCGCAAGGGCTACGATTTGGCTTTGCGGGCCATGCCAGCAATTTTGCAGCAATATCCCAACGCCAATTTATTGATGGTATCGGGAATTAACCACGCTGAACGGGCTGAAGTCGAGCGGATCGCTCAAGAACTGAATATCCAGCAGCAGATTCACTTTTTGGGGCGGGTCGATGATGCAACCTTGGTCAATCTTTTTCGCCATTGCGATGTCTATCTCACACCAACCCGCTACGAAGGCTTTGGTTTAACCTTGCTCGAAGCCATGGCGGCTGGTGCTCCCTTGGTTGCCAGCGATATTCCAGTGGTCAACGAAATTGTGCGCCATGGCGAAAATGGCTTACTAGCGCCCTACAACAATCCCGAAGCCTTGGCAGCAGCTGCCAATTTGATCCTTGGGCAACCGCGTTTAGCCGCCAAACTGCGCAGCGGTGGGCAGCAAACATGCGAGGTATGGTATAATCCGGCCCGATGGACGACCGCCTTAGAGCAGGTCTATACGCGAGTAATCAATGAGCACTAA
- a CDS encoding DUF2079 domain-containing protein codes for MQRFFATIDTYAKTLLTAMIVGYIGVFATLSCLKLAWFRQGFDMAGNEQTIWNTLHGRPFQISVFAMMRYDFDDGPVLLQLLLALLYGLYQSPYTLLVLQTIALGMAAWPLYLIVRDLLPKPWHALVIAAIYLLHPTTQHINMYEFQLRSFMIPFALAALLYLRRERLGLYCLFLFLMMCTKTEAGFTLIAFGLYAAWQRKPWKFIVFPLAVGPAWVAVALGVIVPAFSEGDFIANIYSYGKLGKNVGDVITTMLTNPALALSVMTEAPKLKYLWQLFGLGGFLALLSPTLLLALPVLALNLISPNAVQFSLNYQYGSLVYPFLIVASVEGLLNLTRWTIRNRQWRERVVHGAVLGLLLIGIIGNLTLNNVVKTALSNRENPTRVADARTILAQVPADAAVAASTFLAPHLAQRQEIYFFPGNKSYPAEYIERAEYLVFDRRPPGNSAETRAAIERYLNDPAWVIVAEAGDFALLKQQ; via the coding sequence ATGCAACGATTTTTTGCAACTATCGATACATATGCTAAAACCCTACTCACAGCAATGATTGTGGGTTATATCGGGGTTTTCGCCACACTATCGTGCCTGAAACTGGCCTGGTTTCGCCAAGGCTTCGATATGGCGGGCAACGAGCAAACGATTTGGAATACCTTGCATGGGCGGCCATTCCAAATTTCGGTGTTTGCCATGATGCGCTACGATTTTGATGATGGCCCTGTGTTATTGCAATTGCTCTTAGCATTATTATATGGTCTGTATCAATCACCTTATACGTTGCTTGTGCTACAAACAATTGCTTTGGGCATGGCTGCTTGGCCATTGTATTTGATTGTGCGCGATCTTTTGCCAAAACCATGGCATGCGTTAGTGATTGCTGCAATTTATTTATTGCATCCCACAACTCAGCATATCAATATGTATGAGTTTCAATTACGTTCATTTATGATTCCGTTTGCCTTAGCAGCGTTATTGTATTTGCGGCGTGAACGCTTGGGATTGTATTGTTTATTTCTGTTTCTGATGATGTGTACCAAAACTGAGGCAGGCTTTACGTTAATCGCCTTTGGTTTGTATGCAGCGTGGCAGCGCAAGCCTTGGAAATTCATCGTCTTTCCCTTGGCGGTAGGGCCAGCTTGGGTTGCGGTTGCTTTAGGCGTAATCGTACCAGCCTTCAGTGAAGGCGATTTTATTGCCAATATCTATAGCTATGGCAAGCTTGGAAAAAATGTTGGCGATGTGATTACGACCATGCTGACTAACCCAGCCCTTGCTTTGAGCGTTATGACTGAAGCTCCAAAGCTCAAATATTTGTGGCAATTGTTTGGGCTTGGTGGATTTTTGGCCTTGCTCAGCCCAACTTTGCTGTTGGCTTTACCCGTTTTGGCGCTTAACCTAATCTCGCCCAACGCGGTGCAATTCAGTCTGAATTATCAATATGGCTCGTTAGTTTATCCATTCTTGATCGTAGCTTCGGTCGAAGGCTTGCTGAATCTCACCCGCTGGACAATTCGCAACCGGCAATGGCGCGAACGCGTGGTGCATGGCGCGGTGCTAGGTTTATTACTAATTGGCATTATCGGCAATTTGACCTTGAATAATGTGGTAAAAACGGCTTTGAGCAACCGCGAAAACCCAACGCGGGTCGCTGATGCCCGGACAATTTTGGCCCAAGTGCCCGCTGATGCTGCGGTTGCAGCTAGCACCTTTCTTGCACCTCACCTCGCCCAGCGCCAAGAAATCTATTTCTTCCCAGGCAATAAATCGTATCCTGCCGAATATATCGAGCGAGCCGAGTATTTGGTGTTTGATCGGCGGCCACCAGGCAATAGCGCCGAAACTCGTGCTGCAATCGAGCGCTATTTGAACGATCCTGCATGGGTGATTGTGGCCGAGGCTGGTGATTTTGCCTTATTGAAGCAGCAGTAA
- a CDS encoding glycosyltransferase family 4 protein — translation MHIIHYNLTTTSKVGGVESFVWELAQQQVRLGHRVTIVGGQGPIQRPNQGLRVLKFPFIDRSRLAWGPLRRAYAWRKLAERLSLLPRAWPILKTADLVHIHKPYDLVVAPLLKRHGIPTVYHGHGEDFFRGDDQLIQSAAALLSCSSYNAQTLQQHYGRTASVVYNGVDLEHFRPLAAEPTLRQAIAGDAQCLLMHPGRMMPWKGQRDAITALSLLDHTYHLAFLGDGETHQALANYAQQLGIAERVHFLGTIAHSELPRYLACADLVLGTSYTSETFGMALAEAQACGRPVIASSWRGYDDVVQAGSTGERFIAQDPADLARVISQLCHDSAYREQLACAGRQRVQQLFPWSAVAERVEVVYEGLRL, via the coding sequence ATGCATATTATTCACTACAATCTGACCACCACCAGCAAAGTTGGCGGGGTTGAGAGTTTTGTTTGGGAATTGGCTCAGCAGCAAGTTCGGCTCGGCCATCGGGTGACGATTGTTGGTGGTCAAGGCCCAATTCAACGACCAAACCAAGGCTTGCGAGTGCTAAAATTCCCGTTTATTGATCGGTCACGGTTGGCTTGGGGGCCGTTGCGTCGGGCCTATGCTTGGCGCAAATTGGCCGAACGCTTGTCGTTGCTGCCACGAGCCTGGCCAATTTTAAAAACTGCCGATTTGGTGCATATTCACAAGCCATATGATTTGGTGGTGGCTCCGTTGCTCAAACGTCATGGCATTCCCACGGTCTATCACGGCCATGGCGAAGATTTTTTTCGTGGCGATGACCAGCTTATACAGTCAGCCGCCGCGCTGCTTTCATGTTCTAGCTACAATGCCCAAACTTTGCAGCAACATTATGGGCGCACGGCCAGCGTGGTCTATAACGGCGTTGATCTTGAGCATTTTCGACCTTTGGCGGCTGAACCGACATTACGCCAAGCAATCGCTGGAGATGCCCAATGCTTGCTCATGCATCCTGGGCGCATGATGCCGTGGAAGGGACAGCGTGATGCAATCACAGCCTTGAGTTTGCTTGACCACACGTATCATTTGGCCTTTTTAGGCGATGGCGAAACCCACCAAGCATTGGCTAATTATGCCCAACAATTAGGGATTGCCGAACGTGTGCATTTTCTTGGCACAATTGCCCACAGTGAACTGCCGCGCTATCTGGCCTGCGCCGATTTGGTACTTGGTACAAGTTATACATCAGAGACATTTGGTATGGCCTTAGCCGAAGCCCAAGCCTGTGGTCGCCCCGTTATCGCCTCGTCGTGGCGTGGTTATGATGATGTGGTGCAAGCTGGCAGCACAGGCGAACGCTTTATCGCCCAAGATCCAGCCGATTTAGCTCGCGTTATCAGCCAACTTTGCCACGATTCAGCCTATCGTGAGCAACTAGCGTGTGCTGGTCGCCAACGAGTGCAGCAGCTGTTTCCGTGGTCGGCAGTCGCCGAGCGAGTTGAAGTGGTTTATGAGGGGTTAAGGCTATAG
- a CDS encoding methyltransferase domain-containing protein, whose amino-acid sequence MVVDPNETALIEQIDRWVEPMRWRPDYSTWREKRIWQERYQAERLALIERFGGDLANTRILEISCGMGGTLVALAQAGAQPVATEFNRDYCQISKHRAARYDLNVPILNAVGEAIPFADNSFDLAICWDIVEHVQDPAAMLAELRRVIRPGGRVLLTIINRWAWRDPHYHIRGINWLPRSMADRLVATRLKTKQAMGLQDRQRLSDMHYYTMNQFRDLAQQYGFKVADMEALDIQHGNKRRAKGLKGQLRDLAYRLGLGLPAYYFYRDWVKGTYELVLW is encoded by the coding sequence ATGGTAGTTGATCCAAATGAAACAGCATTGATCGAGCAAATCGATCGCTGGGTTGAGCCGATGCGTTGGCGACCCGATTACAGCACTTGGCGCGAAAAACGCATTTGGCAAGAGCGTTATCAAGCCGAGCGTTTAGCATTAATCGAGCGTTTTGGCGGCGATCTGGCTAACACTCGCATTTTAGAAATTAGCTGTGGCATGGGCGGCACGCTGGTGGCCTTGGCCCAAGCTGGTGCTCAGCCAGTTGCGACGGAATTTAATCGTGATTATTGCCAAATTAGCAAGCATCGCGCAGCCCGTTATGATCTCAATGTGCCAATTTTGAACGCGGTTGGCGAGGCGATACCGTTTGCCGATAATAGCTTCGATTTGGCAATTTGCTGGGATATTGTTGAGCATGTGCAAGATCCTGCGGCGATGTTAGCCGAGTTGCGGCGGGTGATTCGGCCTGGTGGTCGGGTGCTACTCACGATTATCAACCGCTGGGCGTGGCGCGACCCACACTACCATATTCGTGGAATCAATTGGTTGCCGCGCAGTATGGCTGATCGTTTGGTTGCCACGCGGCTCAAAACCAAACAAGCGATGGGTTTGCAAGATCGCCAGCGTTTGAGCGACATGCATTATTACACGATGAATCAATTCCGCGATTTGGCCCAACAGTATGGCTTTAAGGTTGCCGATATGGAAGCCTTGGATATTCAGCATGGCAACAAACGCCGCGCCAAAGGACTCAAAGGCCAATTGCGCGATCTGGCCTATCGGCTTGGTTTAGGCCTGCCTGCTTATTATTTTTATCGCGATTGGGTCAAGGGAACCTACGAATTGGTGCTGTGGTAA